A single Thermaerobacter sp. FW80 DNA region contains:
- a CDS encoding NAD(P)/FAD-dependent oxidoreductase, translating into MNLYDVVVVGAGLAGLQCARLLAGQGVKVLLVDRKPQVDRFVHTTGIFVRKTLESFDLPADCLGPVVRDVVLYSPAGRALHLSSLHDEFRVGRLRRLYGRWLDEAVGAGAHWAGGTRFLGSEPGRSGGVCRVDLETGGRRWAVQARFLIGADGCQSAVARDLGLDVNREWIVGAEEVYRGVPLDGPPAFHCYLDPRLAPGYLAWVVHDGEEVHVGTGGYPDRFHVTTALAAFKERVAPRLGLQRGRLVERRGGRIPVGGVLRRIACPRGLLVGDAAGAVSPLTAGGLDPCLRLSDLASHVVAAYLDRGDPRILELYHGGAFQPRFLSRRWMRRALAAFRHPLWYELACAAFRGTPLRRLAWQVFFGRGSFPDVEPLKAALGVGV; encoded by the coding sequence ATGAACCTGTACGACGTGGTCGTGGTGGGGGCCGGGCTGGCGGGGCTGCAGTGCGCCCGCCTGCTGGCGGGTCAAGGCGTGAAGGTCCTGCTGGTCGACCGCAAGCCACAGGTGGACCGGTTCGTCCACACCACAGGCATTTTCGTGCGGAAGACGCTGGAGAGCTTCGACCTGCCCGCCGATTGCCTCGGGCCGGTGGTACGGGACGTGGTGCTGTATTCCCCGGCGGGGCGTGCCCTTCACCTGTCGAGCCTCCACGACGAGTTCCGCGTGGGCCGGTTGCGGCGCCTGTACGGCCGGTGGCTCGACGAGGCGGTGGGGGCCGGCGCCCACTGGGCGGGCGGCACCCGGTTTCTGGGCTCCGAACCGGGTCGAAGCGGCGGGGTGTGCCGGGTCGACCTCGAGACGGGAGGGCGCCGCTGGGCCGTGCAGGCCCGTTTTCTCATCGGCGCCGACGGCTGCCAGTCGGCGGTAGCCCGGGACCTGGGACTTGACGTGAACCGGGAGTGGATCGTGGGCGCGGAGGAAGTCTACCGGGGTGTGCCACTGGACGGCCCGCCCGCCTTCCACTGCTACCTGGACCCGCGGCTGGCGCCGGGGTATCTGGCCTGGGTGGTCCACGACGGGGAGGAGGTCCACGTGGGCACGGGGGGCTATCCCGACCGCTTTCACGTCACCACCGCCCTGGCGGCCTTCAAAGAACGCGTGGCTCCCCGTTTGGGCCTCCAGCGGGGCCGGCTGGTGGAGCGGCGCGGCGGCCGCATCCCCGTGGGTGGTGTTCTGCGGCGCATCGCCTGCCCGCGGGGGCTTTTAGTGGGCGATGCCGCCGGTGCCGTGTCGCCCCTGACGGCCGGCGGTCTCGATCCGTGCCTGCGGCTGTCCGACCTGGCGTCCCACGTGGTGGCGGCCTACCTGGACCGGGGCGACCCCCGCATCCTCGAGCTGTACCACGGTGGCGCCTTCCAGCCTCGCTTCCTCTCCCGGCGCTGGATGCGGCGCGCCCTGGCGGCCTTCCGGCATCCCCTGTGGTATGAACTGGCCTGCGCGGCCTTCCGTGGCACGCCTTTGCGCCGGCTGGCCTGGCAGGTGTTTTTCGGCCGCGGTTCGTTCCCCGATGTGGAGCCGCTGAAGGCGGCGCTGGGGGTGGGGGTGTGA
- a CDS encoding NUDIX domain-containing protein translates to MGKSRQAIVAVSAYITNDKGEVLLVKSHARSGTWELPGGQVEAGEALDEAIQREVLEETGVAIRLIGLKSRVLDAMKGATVVPYETWAMEPSRRVARLER, encoded by the coding sequence GTGGGGAAGAGCCGGCAAGCGATTGTCGCCGTCTCCGCCTACATTACGAATGACAAGGGAGAGGTTTTGCTGGTAAAGAGTCATGCCCGTTCAGGCACCTGGGAGTTGCCGGGCGGGCAGGTGGAGGCGGGGGAGGCGCTCGACGAGGCGATCCAACGCGAGGTGCTGGAAGAGACTGGTGTTGCCATCCGCCTCATCGGATTGAAATCCCGGGTGCTCGATGCGATGAAGGGTGCAACGGTCGTTCCGTACGAAACATGGGCGATGGAGCCGAGCCGCCGCGTCGCACGGCTGGAGCGGTAG
- the hutU gene encoding urocanate hydratase: protein MSAVRTIRAPRGSTLTCRGWQQEAAMRMLMNNLDPEVAENPDQLIVYGGTGKAARNWEAFERIVETLKVLRNDETLLVQSGKPVAVFETHERAPRVLIANSLLVPKWATWEHFWELEGKGLIMFGQMTAGSWIYIGSQGIIQGTYETLAAVARQHFGGSLEGRVVLTGGLGGMGGAQPLAITMNGGVGLIIEVDERHIRRRVDMGYCDRWTADLDEALRWVEEARQKREPLSVALLGNCAEVEPELVRRGWIPDVVTDQTSAHDPLGGYVPAGLTVAEAERLRSSDPEEYVRRSMASMAAHCEAMVAFQKAGAVVFDYGNNLRGQAKAAGFDEAFSYPGFVPAYIRPLFEEGKGPFRWVALSGDPEDIYKTDRVILEEFGRENEGLARWLRLAGEKIPFQGLPARICWLGYGERDRAGLLFNHMVKKGELKAPIVIGRDHLDAGSVASPYRETEGMRDGSDAIADWPILNALINTAAGASWVSVHHGGGVGIGYSIHAGQVVVADGSDEAEWRLAHVLRTDPGMGVVRHADAGYERAQQVARERGIKMPSLGIGMDAGNGRQGG from the coding sequence ATGTCCGCCGTCCGCACCATTCGCGCGCCACGCGGGTCCACCCTCACCTGCCGGGGGTGGCAGCAGGAAGCGGCCATGCGCATGCTGATGAACAACCTGGACCCGGAGGTGGCGGAGAATCCCGACCAGCTCATCGTCTACGGAGGAACCGGCAAGGCCGCCCGCAACTGGGAGGCCTTCGAGCGCATCGTCGAGACCCTCAAGGTCCTGCGCAACGACGAGACCCTGCTGGTCCAGTCGGGCAAGCCGGTGGCCGTCTTCGAGACCCACGAGCGGGCGCCGCGGGTGCTCATCGCCAACTCGCTGCTGGTGCCCAAGTGGGCGACCTGGGAGCACTTCTGGGAGCTGGAGGGCAAGGGGCTCATCATGTTCGGCCAGATGACCGCAGGCTCCTGGATCTACATCGGCTCCCAGGGCATCATCCAGGGCACGTACGAGACCCTGGCCGCCGTGGCCCGGCAGCACTTCGGCGGGTCGCTGGAGGGCCGGGTCGTCCTGACCGGTGGCCTCGGCGGCATGGGCGGCGCCCAGCCCCTGGCCATCACGATGAACGGCGGCGTGGGGCTGATCATCGAGGTCGACGAGCGGCACATCCGCCGCCGGGTCGACATGGGTTACTGCGACCGTTGGACGGCGGACCTGGACGAGGCCCTGCGCTGGGTCGAAGAGGCGCGCCAGAAGAGGGAGCCCTTGTCCGTGGCCCTCCTGGGTAACTGCGCCGAGGTGGAGCCGGAGCTGGTCCGCCGCGGGTGGATCCCCGACGTGGTGACCGACCAGACCTCCGCCCACGATCCGCTGGGAGGCTATGTGCCGGCGGGGCTGACCGTGGCCGAGGCGGAGCGGCTGCGTTCGTCCGACCCGGAGGAGTACGTGCGGCGGTCCATGGCCAGCATGGCGGCCCATTGCGAGGCGATGGTGGCGTTCCAGAAGGCGGGGGCCGTGGTCTTCGACTACGGCAACAACCTGCGGGGCCAGGCGAAGGCGGCCGGGTTCGACGAGGCCTTCAGCTATCCCGGGTTCGTCCCGGCGTACATCCGGCCCCTGTTCGAGGAGGGCAAGGGACCCTTCCGCTGGGTCGCCCTCTCGGGGGACCCCGAGGACATCTACAAGACCGACCGGGTGATCCTGGAGGAGTTCGGGCGCGAGAACGAGGGCCTGGCGCGGTGGCTGCGGCTGGCGGGGGAGAAGATCCCCTTCCAGGGGCTGCCGGCGCGGATCTGCTGGCTGGGCTACGGCGAACGGGACCGGGCGGGGCTGCTGTTCAACCACATGGTGAAGAAGGGCGAGCTCAAGGCGCCCATCGTGATCGGCCGCGACCACCTGGACGCGGGGTCGGTCGCCTCGCCCTACCGCGAGACGGAGGGGATGAGGGACGGCTCCGACGCCATCGCCGACTGGCCCATCCTCAACGCGCTCATCAACACGGCGGCGGGGGCCTCCTGGGTGTCGGTGCATCACGGCGGCGGCGTGGGCATCGGCTACTCGATCCACGCCGGGCAGGTGGTGGTGGCCGACGGCAGCGACGAGGCCGAGTGGCGGCTTGCCCACGTGCTGCGGACGGACCCGGGGATGGGCGTGGTGCGGCACGCCGACGCGGGCTACGAGCGGGCCCAGCAGGTGGCCCGGGAACGGGGCATCAAGATGCCGTCCCTGGGGATCGGCATGGACGCCGGGAATGGGCGCCAGGGCGGCTGA